From Toxorhynchites rutilus septentrionalis strain SRP chromosome 2, ASM2978413v1, whole genome shotgun sequence, a single genomic window includes:
- the LOC129768688 gene encoding uncharacterized protein LOC129768688: protein MDQLAKLERKKANRIKKHKKRIATFNLSLPCYAAEIRKLDPIALDNNMLAYLETLINMLTKMVQKEKIQYPWNDEIDFHDRNVSFAIGCNYCKKPDTSAFGFMVHIMDTNQHNSVDKRMKKLRTVRDTLMTNYATFLNEEREILQRNGFDRPVLENMLNFYFITQLFVQVTARYKKSLNYLGCSPSTIVARGALDLLKELGDLISRAKCVESKPNIDKILMNRGHKLFYQIEDMTFSSAGGALTYAETNFEKCHRGNSPPLS from the exons ATGGATCAACTGGCGAAACTCGAGAGAAAGAAAGCAAATCGTATAAAGAAG CATAAAAAGCGTATCGCAACATTCAATTTGAGTCTGCCATGTTATGCAGCTGAAATACGGAAATTGGATCCCATAGCACTGGATAACAACATGCTGGCATATCTCGAGACGCTCATAAACATGTTAACAAAAATGGTCCAGAAAGAAAAGATCCAATATCCATGGAAcgatgaaattgattttcatgacagaAATGTTAGTTTTGCAATTGGTTGCAACTATTGCAAAAAACCGGACACCAGTGCTTTCGGATTTATGGTGCACATCATGGATACGAATCAACATAACTCCGTTGACAAGCGCATGAAAAAATTGCGAACAGTGAGAGATACTTTGATGACCAACTACGCAACTTTTCTGAATGAAGAGAGAGAAATTCTGCAAAGAAATGGATTTGATCGTCCGGTTCTTGAGAAtatgttaaatttttatttcataacgCAATTATTCGTTCAGGTGACTGCCAGATACAAAAAGTCATTGAATTATTTGGGATGCTCGCCATCTACAATAGTAGCACGTGGAGCTCTTGATTTGTTGAAGGAACTTGGCGATCTGATTTCGCGTGCGAAATGTGTTGAATCGAAACCAAACATTGACAAGATCTTAATGAACAGGGGGCATAAATTATTTTACCAGATCGAGGACATGACATTT TCCTCTGCGGGTGGTGCTTTGACATATGCCGAAACTAATTTCGAAAAGTGTCATCGTGGAAATAGTCCACCATTGTCGTAG